A genome region from Sceloporus undulatus isolate JIND9_A2432 ecotype Alabama chromosome 1, SceUnd_v1.1, whole genome shotgun sequence includes the following:
- the SLC23A1 gene encoding solute carrier family 23 member 1 isoform X2, translating to MRSTSEGPSQQKQKPGNGNPSDLPESQQKMAVDMIYTIEDSPPWYLCILLGFQHYLTCFSGTIAVPFLLAEAMCVGKDQYTISQLIGTIFSCVGITTLIQSTVGIRLPLFQASALAFMIPAKSILALDKWKCPPEEEIYGNWTLPLNTSHIWQPRIREIQGAIIVSSLVEVIIGLVGLPGALLSYIGPLTVTPTVSLIGLSVFQAAGDRAGSHWGIAALSIVLIIVFAQYLRDVSFLFPGYKFGKGCTFFRIQIFKMFPIILAILVVWLLCYILTITDVFPRDANAYGFKARTDARGEIMSIAPWFRFPYPCQWGLPTVTAAAVLGMFSATLAGIIESIGDYYSCARLAGAPPPPVHAINRGIFTEGISCIIAGLLGTGNASTSSSPNIGVLGITKVGSRKVVQYGAGIMLILGTIGKFTALFASFPDPILGGMFCTLFGMITAVGLSNLQFVDMNSSRNLFVLGFSMFFGLTLPSYLDSHPDAIDTGIAEVDQILRVLLTTEMFVGGGIAFLLDNTIPGTEEERGLIQWKAGAHGNSNTSAELKSYDFPFGMNVVRRIRWLKYVPVCPVFMGFNFRAKRDPDILEQTQNMTPIPAISTKV from the exons ATGAGAAGCACCTCCGAAGGCCCTTCCCAACAGAAG CAAAAGCCAGGAAATGGAAATCCTTCGGATCTACCAGAATCTCAACAGAAGATGGCTGTTGATATGATCTATACAATTGAAGATTCACCTCCATGGTATCTCTGCATCCTACTGGGATTTCAG CACTATTTGACATGTTTCAGCGGCACCATTGCTGTTCCCTTCCTCCTAGCAGAAGCCATGTGTGTAGGGAAGGACCAGTACACCATCAGTCAGCTCATTGGCACCATCTTCAGCTGCGTGGGGATCACTACTCTCATCCAAAGCACTGTGGGGATCAG GCTTCCTCTGTTTCAAGCCAGCGCACTGGCTTTCATGATTCCTGCCAAGTCTATTCTGGCCCTGGATAAATGGAAGTGTCCTCCAGAAG AGGAGATCTATGGCAACTGGACCTTACCACTGAACACCTCTCATATATGGCAACCAAGGATAAGAGAA ATCCAAGGAGCAATCATTGTTTCCAGCCTGGTGGAAGTGATAATTGGGTTGGTGGGCCTGCCTGGGGCCCTGCTGAGTTACATTGGACCACTCACAGTCACACCCACTGTCTCCTTAATTGGTCTCTCTGTCTTCCAAGCAGCAGGTGACAGAGCTGGATCACACTGGGGCATTGCAGCATT GTCAATTGTTTTAATCATTGTGTTTGCTCAGTACCTACGTgatgtgtcttttcttttccctggCTACAAATTTGGAAAAGGGTGCACTTTTTTCCGGATTCAgatcttcaagatgtttcca ATCATTCTGGCCATTCTGGTGGTCTGGCTGCTATGTTATATTCTGACAATCACTGATGTATTTCCTCGCGATGCAAATGCATATGGATTCAAAGCCAGAACAGATGCTAGAGGTGAAATCATGTCAATTGCACCATGGTTCCGTTTCCCCTACCCAT GCCAGTGGGGGCTTCCCACAGTAACAGCTGCAGCCGTGCTGGGAATGTTCAGCGCCACCTTGGCTGGGATCATTGAGTCTATCGGGGATTACTATTCCTGTGCCAGGCTGGCAGGAGCTCCCCCGCCACCTGTGCATGCCATTAACAG GGGCATTTTTACCGAGGGAATCTCTTGTATAATTGCCGGATTACTGGGCACTGGCAATGCTTCTACTTCCTCCAGCCCTAACATTGGAGTCTTGGGCATCACCAAG GTGGGCAGCAGGAAAGTGGTGCAGTACGGTGCTGGGATCATGCTTATTTTGGGAACCATTGGCAAGTTTACAGCTCTCTTTGCTTCTTTCCCTGACCCCATTCTTGGAGGGATGTTCTGCACATTGTTTG GTATGATCACAGCAGTGGGGCTTTCCAACCTACAGTTTGTGGACATGAACTCTTCCCGCAACCTGTTTGTCTTGGGCTTTTCAATGTTTTTTGGACTCACTCTTCCAAGCTACTTAGATTCACACCCAGATGCTATTGACACAG GAATTGCTGAAGTGGACCAAATATTAAGAGTGCTGTTGACCACAGAAATGTTTGTTGGAGGAGGCATAGCGTTCTTGTTGGACAATACTATCCCAG GGACTGAAGAAGAACGTGGACTAATCCAGTGGAAGGCTGGAGCACATGGAAACAGTAATACATCTGCAGAACTGAAGAGTTATGATTTTCCTTTTGGGATGAATGTAGTTAGAAGGATCCGGTGGTTGAAATATGTGCCAGTGTGCCCGGTTTTCATGGGGTTTAACTTCAGGGCAAAGAGGGATCCAGATATATTAGAACAGACACAGAATATGACACCTATCCCAGCTATATCCACAAAGGTTTGA
- the SLC23A1 gene encoding solute carrier family 23 member 1 isoform X1, translating into MSEEMSCLRRGKLVSPAPETRPGLRLASLCTEMRSTSEGPSQQKQKPGNGNPSDLPESQQKMAVDMIYTIEDSPPWYLCILLGFQHYLTCFSGTIAVPFLLAEAMCVGKDQYTISQLIGTIFSCVGITTLIQSTVGIRLPLFQASALAFMIPAKSILALDKWKCPPEEEIYGNWTLPLNTSHIWQPRIREIQGAIIVSSLVEVIIGLVGLPGALLSYIGPLTVTPTVSLIGLSVFQAAGDRAGSHWGIAALSIVLIIVFAQYLRDVSFLFPGYKFGKGCTFFRIQIFKMFPIILAILVVWLLCYILTITDVFPRDANAYGFKARTDARGEIMSIAPWFRFPYPCQWGLPTVTAAAVLGMFSATLAGIIESIGDYYSCARLAGAPPPPVHAINRGIFTEGISCIIAGLLGTGNASTSSSPNIGVLGITKVGSRKVVQYGAGIMLILGTIGKFTALFASFPDPILGGMFCTLFGMITAVGLSNLQFVDMNSSRNLFVLGFSMFFGLTLPSYLDSHPDAIDTGIAEVDQILRVLLTTEMFVGGGIAFLLDNTIPGTEEERGLIQWKAGAHGNSNTSAELKSYDFPFGMNVVRRIRWLKYVPVCPVFMGFNFRAKRDPDILEQTQNMTPIPAISTKV; encoded by the exons GCTGGCCTCTCTTTGCACAGAAATGAGAAGCACCTCCGAAGGCCCTTCCCAACAGAAG CAAAAGCCAGGAAATGGAAATCCTTCGGATCTACCAGAATCTCAACAGAAGATGGCTGTTGATATGATCTATACAATTGAAGATTCACCTCCATGGTATCTCTGCATCCTACTGGGATTTCAG CACTATTTGACATGTTTCAGCGGCACCATTGCTGTTCCCTTCCTCCTAGCAGAAGCCATGTGTGTAGGGAAGGACCAGTACACCATCAGTCAGCTCATTGGCACCATCTTCAGCTGCGTGGGGATCACTACTCTCATCCAAAGCACTGTGGGGATCAG GCTTCCTCTGTTTCAAGCCAGCGCACTGGCTTTCATGATTCCTGCCAAGTCTATTCTGGCCCTGGATAAATGGAAGTGTCCTCCAGAAG AGGAGATCTATGGCAACTGGACCTTACCACTGAACACCTCTCATATATGGCAACCAAGGATAAGAGAA ATCCAAGGAGCAATCATTGTTTCCAGCCTGGTGGAAGTGATAATTGGGTTGGTGGGCCTGCCTGGGGCCCTGCTGAGTTACATTGGACCACTCACAGTCACACCCACTGTCTCCTTAATTGGTCTCTCTGTCTTCCAAGCAGCAGGTGACAGAGCTGGATCACACTGGGGCATTGCAGCATT GTCAATTGTTTTAATCATTGTGTTTGCTCAGTACCTACGTgatgtgtcttttcttttccctggCTACAAATTTGGAAAAGGGTGCACTTTTTTCCGGATTCAgatcttcaagatgtttcca ATCATTCTGGCCATTCTGGTGGTCTGGCTGCTATGTTATATTCTGACAATCACTGATGTATTTCCTCGCGATGCAAATGCATATGGATTCAAAGCCAGAACAGATGCTAGAGGTGAAATCATGTCAATTGCACCATGGTTCCGTTTCCCCTACCCAT GCCAGTGGGGGCTTCCCACAGTAACAGCTGCAGCCGTGCTGGGAATGTTCAGCGCCACCTTGGCTGGGATCATTGAGTCTATCGGGGATTACTATTCCTGTGCCAGGCTGGCAGGAGCTCCCCCGCCACCTGTGCATGCCATTAACAG GGGCATTTTTACCGAGGGAATCTCTTGTATAATTGCCGGATTACTGGGCACTGGCAATGCTTCTACTTCCTCCAGCCCTAACATTGGAGTCTTGGGCATCACCAAG GTGGGCAGCAGGAAAGTGGTGCAGTACGGTGCTGGGATCATGCTTATTTTGGGAACCATTGGCAAGTTTACAGCTCTCTTTGCTTCTTTCCCTGACCCCATTCTTGGAGGGATGTTCTGCACATTGTTTG GTATGATCACAGCAGTGGGGCTTTCCAACCTACAGTTTGTGGACATGAACTCTTCCCGCAACCTGTTTGTCTTGGGCTTTTCAATGTTTTTTGGACTCACTCTTCCAAGCTACTTAGATTCACACCCAGATGCTATTGACACAG GAATTGCTGAAGTGGACCAAATATTAAGAGTGCTGTTGACCACAGAAATGTTTGTTGGAGGAGGCATAGCGTTCTTGTTGGACAATACTATCCCAG GGACTGAAGAAGAACGTGGACTAATCCAGTGGAAGGCTGGAGCACATGGAAACAGTAATACATCTGCAGAACTGAAGAGTTATGATTTTCCTTTTGGGATGAATGTAGTTAGAAGGATCCGGTGGTTGAAATATGTGCCAGTGTGCCCGGTTTTCATGGGGTTTAACTTCAGGGCAAAGAGGGATCCAGATATATTAGAACAGACACAGAATATGACACCTATCCCAGCTATATCCACAAAGGTTTGA
- the PAIP2 gene encoding polyadenylate-binding protein-interacting protein 2: MKDPSRRSTSPSIINEDVIMNGHSHEDDNPFAEYMWMENEEEFNRQIEEELWEEEFIERCFQEMLEEEEEHEWFIPARDLPQTMDQIQDQLNDLVISDGSSLEDLVVKSNLNPNAKEFVPGVKY, from the exons ATGAAAGATCCAAGCCGCAGGAGTACTAGTCCAAGCATTATCAATGAAGATGTGATCATGAATGGTCACTCTCATGAAGATGATAACCCATTTGCTGAATACATGTGGATGGAAAATGAAGAGGAGTTCAACAGGCAG ATTGAAGAGGAATTGTGGGAAGAAGAATTTATAGAACGTTGCTTCCAAGAAAtgctggaagaagaggaggaacatgAGTGGTTTATTCCAGCCAGAGATCTCCCGCAAACGATGGATCAAATTCAGGACCAGCTTAACGATCTTGTCATAAGTGATGGCTCTTCACTGGAAGATCTGGTG GTGAAGAGTAATCTGAATCCAAACGCAAAGGAGTTTGTTCCTGGGGTGAAGTACTAA
- the SLC23A1 gene encoding solute carrier family 23 member 1 isoform X3, with product MVLQQKPGNGNPSDLPESQQKMAVDMIYTIEDSPPWYLCILLGFQHYLTCFSGTIAVPFLLAEAMCVGKDQYTISQLIGTIFSCVGITTLIQSTVGIRLPLFQASALAFMIPAKSILALDKWKCPPEEEIYGNWTLPLNTSHIWQPRIREIQGAIIVSSLVEVIIGLVGLPGALLSYIGPLTVTPTVSLIGLSVFQAAGDRAGSHWGIAALSIVLIIVFAQYLRDVSFLFPGYKFGKGCTFFRIQIFKMFPIILAILVVWLLCYILTITDVFPRDANAYGFKARTDARGEIMSIAPWFRFPYPCQWGLPTVTAAAVLGMFSATLAGIIESIGDYYSCARLAGAPPPPVHAINRGIFTEGISCIIAGLLGTGNASTSSSPNIGVLGITKVGSRKVVQYGAGIMLILGTIGKFTALFASFPDPILGGMFCTLFGMITAVGLSNLQFVDMNSSRNLFVLGFSMFFGLTLPSYLDSHPDAIDTGIAEVDQILRVLLTTEMFVGGGIAFLLDNTIPGTEEERGLIQWKAGAHGNSNTSAELKSYDFPFGMNVVRRIRWLKYVPVCPVFMGFNFRAKRDPDILEQTQNMTPIPAISTKV from the exons ATGGTACTACAG CAAAAGCCAGGAAATGGAAATCCTTCGGATCTACCAGAATCTCAACAGAAGATGGCTGTTGATATGATCTATACAATTGAAGATTCACCTCCATGGTATCTCTGCATCCTACTGGGATTTCAG CACTATTTGACATGTTTCAGCGGCACCATTGCTGTTCCCTTCCTCCTAGCAGAAGCCATGTGTGTAGGGAAGGACCAGTACACCATCAGTCAGCTCATTGGCACCATCTTCAGCTGCGTGGGGATCACTACTCTCATCCAAAGCACTGTGGGGATCAG GCTTCCTCTGTTTCAAGCCAGCGCACTGGCTTTCATGATTCCTGCCAAGTCTATTCTGGCCCTGGATAAATGGAAGTGTCCTCCAGAAG AGGAGATCTATGGCAACTGGACCTTACCACTGAACACCTCTCATATATGGCAACCAAGGATAAGAGAA ATCCAAGGAGCAATCATTGTTTCCAGCCTGGTGGAAGTGATAATTGGGTTGGTGGGCCTGCCTGGGGCCCTGCTGAGTTACATTGGACCACTCACAGTCACACCCACTGTCTCCTTAATTGGTCTCTCTGTCTTCCAAGCAGCAGGTGACAGAGCTGGATCACACTGGGGCATTGCAGCATT GTCAATTGTTTTAATCATTGTGTTTGCTCAGTACCTACGTgatgtgtcttttcttttccctggCTACAAATTTGGAAAAGGGTGCACTTTTTTCCGGATTCAgatcttcaagatgtttcca ATCATTCTGGCCATTCTGGTGGTCTGGCTGCTATGTTATATTCTGACAATCACTGATGTATTTCCTCGCGATGCAAATGCATATGGATTCAAAGCCAGAACAGATGCTAGAGGTGAAATCATGTCAATTGCACCATGGTTCCGTTTCCCCTACCCAT GCCAGTGGGGGCTTCCCACAGTAACAGCTGCAGCCGTGCTGGGAATGTTCAGCGCCACCTTGGCTGGGATCATTGAGTCTATCGGGGATTACTATTCCTGTGCCAGGCTGGCAGGAGCTCCCCCGCCACCTGTGCATGCCATTAACAG GGGCATTTTTACCGAGGGAATCTCTTGTATAATTGCCGGATTACTGGGCACTGGCAATGCTTCTACTTCCTCCAGCCCTAACATTGGAGTCTTGGGCATCACCAAG GTGGGCAGCAGGAAAGTGGTGCAGTACGGTGCTGGGATCATGCTTATTTTGGGAACCATTGGCAAGTTTACAGCTCTCTTTGCTTCTTTCCCTGACCCCATTCTTGGAGGGATGTTCTGCACATTGTTTG GTATGATCACAGCAGTGGGGCTTTCCAACCTACAGTTTGTGGACATGAACTCTTCCCGCAACCTGTTTGTCTTGGGCTTTTCAATGTTTTTTGGACTCACTCTTCCAAGCTACTTAGATTCACACCCAGATGCTATTGACACAG GAATTGCTGAAGTGGACCAAATATTAAGAGTGCTGTTGACCACAGAAATGTTTGTTGGAGGAGGCATAGCGTTCTTGTTGGACAATACTATCCCAG GGACTGAAGAAGAACGTGGACTAATCCAGTGGAAGGCTGGAGCACATGGAAACAGTAATACATCTGCAGAACTGAAGAGTTATGATTTTCCTTTTGGGATGAATGTAGTTAGAAGGATCCGGTGGTTGAAATATGTGCCAGTGTGCCCGGTTTTCATGGGGTTTAACTTCAGGGCAAAGAGGGATCCAGATATATTAGAACAGACACAGAATATGACACCTATCCCAGCTATATCCACAAAGGTTTGA